GCGATCTGGAGGATCTGGGTCCTTAGGCAAAAACGCAGGTCAGGCTGGCCTTTCTTCTGGTCTGTTTTTCTTGCCGTTTTTCTTCTCGGGATTACGGGATTCAAAGGCGGGGAACTGGTTTTCCAACATGGCCTTGGGGTATCTTCGCTGCCTTCAAGTTCCAGCGACGGGAAAAGCGACGGGCATGGGCACGGGCATGAAGCGGTGGAGGAACACCCGGCGAAACCCATGGCAAAAGCCCCCCCTAAGCATGACAATTCCGATGGGCACCCACATGAAGCGGTGGAGGAACACCCCCCTAAACCCACCGCAAAAGCCCCCCCTAAGCATGACAATTCCGATGGGCACCCACATTAATAGAAATCCGTGGTTATGGGGCTGTAACAAAAGCGACTGGCAATTTTTTATAAACGGATAAACCCTGTGTTCTACGGAATCGTGACATGGCCAAAAATGGTGCAATAAGCGTTGAAAATATAAAGAAATTGCGTGTCGATCATGTCGGTGCGCTACGAGCACCTGCCCCGCTTCGGGACCTGTTTGAAAAGCGGGAAAGAGGGGATGTCTCTGAAGAAGATTTCATCGCCGCCCGTGAAGCAGCGATTGCCAATATTATCCGTAAACAAGAAGAAATCGGTTTGTCGGTGGTCACCGATGGTGAATTGCGCCGGCGCAACTTTCAAGACAGCTTCAACGCCGCCGTGGGTGGATTTTCGCGGCCCTTGGCAAAGGGGCCTGGCGAGAACGTGAGCGGGCAGCCATACAGCCGGACCGTATCGTCTGGTCACAACCGTTGGTCCGTGACGGAAAAATTGTATCTC
This is a stretch of genomic DNA from Rhodospirillales bacterium. It encodes these proteins:
- a CDS encoding DUF2231 domain-containing protein, which gives rise to MFESMHVLHPVFVHFTVALLITAALLLFVARVHPWAEKCRVVGNWNLIIGAISLLPTVGAGFYAFNTVAHDAPSHLAMIDHRNFAVVTALVWCVLAIWRIWVLRQKRRSGWPFFWSVFLAVFLLGITGFKGGELVFQHGLGVSSLPSSSSDGKSDGHGHGHEAVEEHPAKPMAKAPPKHDNSDGHPHEAVEEHPPKPTAKAPPKHDNSDGHPH